In Crassostrea angulata isolate pt1a10 chromosome 6, ASM2561291v2, whole genome shotgun sequence, a genomic segment contains:
- the LOC128190283 gene encoding uncharacterized protein LOC128190283 isoform X2 gives MKNGHCSECPAGTYGDNCNVTCPDNYFGRFCDEECHCSYSQYCDSVNGCLNIPTNTTKITETSEWKNVTLASIGSIITVGLAAAGVISLRSRWKKCQVQPSSRYFSKHQREDNIANQNVEAAAFERCASKGASENLNHPYGNLKLMHSMDTTTDNKTTLRCVNDEISNDNNVGVTYGLISKRQLKDACFTDTNWEGRRSNNYEQPFQTSSVYSILSLKRKIDLSTTDLYV, from the exons ATGAAGAATGGTCATTGTTCAg agtGTCCGGCAGGAACATATGGTGACAACTGTAACGTCACGTGTCCAGATAATTACTTCGGTCGTTTCTGTGACGAAGAGTGTCACTGTTCTTATAGTCAATACTGCGACTCAGTTAATGGATGCCTCAACATCCCAACTAACACGACCAAAATAACAG AGACATCTGAGTGGAAAAACGTCACACTTGCCTCTATTGGTTCCATAATCACAGTTGGATTAGCTGCAGCAGGAGTTATCTCTTTGAGATCAAG ATGGAAAAAGTGTCAAGTGCAACCGTCTTCcagatatttttcaaaacatcaaAGAGAAGACAATA TTGCTAACCAGAACGTAGAAGCGGCAGCTTTTGAACGATGTGCATCTAAAGGAGCGTCAGAAAACCTAAATCATCCATACGGGAACTTAAAATTAATGCATTCAATGGATACAACTACAGATAATAAAACCACATTACGTTGTGTGAATGATGAAATTTCAAATGACAACAATGTTGGGGTGACTTATGGACTAATTTCAAAACGTCAATTAAAAGATGCATGTTTTACGGACACTAATTGGGAAGGGAGACGTTCAAATAACTATGAACAGCCATTCCAAACGTCGTCTGTGTACAGTATTTTGTCTTTGAAGAGAAAGATAGATCTGTCTACGACGGATTTGTACGTTTAA
- the LOC128190283 gene encoding uncharacterized protein LOC128190283 isoform X1 has product MYFSAHIPLMYVNNAEFSKRMKLMFFVLQLLTGYGMSSECNSHGRQCCSNYFMKNGHCSECPAGTYGDNCNVTCPDNYFGRFCDEECHCSYSQYCDSVNGCLNIPTNTTKITETSEWKNVTLASIGSIITVGLAAAGVISLRSRWKKCQVQPSSRYFSKHQREDNIANQNVEAAAFERCASKGASENLNHPYGNLKLMHSMDTTTDNKTTLRCVNDEISNDNNVGVTYGLISKRQLKDACFTDTNWEGRRSNNYEQPFQTSSVYSILSLKRKIDLSTTDLYV; this is encoded by the exons atgtattttaGTGCGCATATACCTttaatgtatgtaaacaatgccgaattTTCTAAAAGAATGAAGTTAATGTTTTTTGTGTTACAGTTGTTAACAGGCTATGGAATGTCTTCAGAATGCAACAG tcACGGTCGTCAATGCTGTTCAAACTATTTCATGAAGAATGGTCATTGTTCAg agtGTCCGGCAGGAACATATGGTGACAACTGTAACGTCACGTGTCCAGATAATTACTTCGGTCGTTTCTGTGACGAAGAGTGTCACTGTTCTTATAGTCAATACTGCGACTCAGTTAATGGATGCCTCAACATCCCAACTAACACGACCAAAATAACAG AGACATCTGAGTGGAAAAACGTCACACTTGCCTCTATTGGTTCCATAATCACAGTTGGATTAGCTGCAGCAGGAGTTATCTCTTTGAGATCAAG ATGGAAAAAGTGTCAAGTGCAACCGTCTTCcagatatttttcaaaacatcaaAGAGAAGACAATA TTGCTAACCAGAACGTAGAAGCGGCAGCTTTTGAACGATGTGCATCTAAAGGAGCGTCAGAAAACCTAAATCATCCATACGGGAACTTAAAATTAATGCATTCAATGGATACAACTACAGATAATAAAACCACATTACGTTGTGTGAATGATGAAATTTCAAATGACAACAATGTTGGGGTGACTTATGGACTAATTTCAAAACGTCAATTAAAAGATGCATGTTTTACGGACACTAATTGGGAAGGGAGACGTTCAAATAACTATGAACAGCCATTCCAAACGTCGTCTGTGTACAGTATTTTGTCTTTGAAGAGAAAGATAGATCTGTCTACGACGGATTTGTACGTTTAA
- the LOC128190519 gene encoding uncharacterized protein LOC128190519 yields the protein LTAIHQRTSKWKDVSFALIGAVFVVLVVAGVFYLRSRLRRFKKHWSFSNTEEDHGNASLAEQNIEVANIVSPTHSTQGHASEQRGEALSNVYDDLRLSQMMDRNTVSGTDCNHFAACSEETLNEETFGTYNESVSKRHYIYSYTETSGEEESANNYEHFRMPTEYSILSLKRNIDPSVIQLYGQREKGNDGAYDVIVGQFHNVGEQSENSQSESESETGLPLTDIQD from the exons TTAACAGCAATTCACCAGCGGACGTCCAAGTGGAAAGACGTTTCGTTCGCTTTGATCGGAGCTGTTTTCGTTGTTTTAGTTGTTGCAGGagtattttatttaagatcaaG ATTgagaagatttaaaaaacattgGTCGTTTTCGAATACAGAGGAAGACCATGGGAACGCTTCTT TAGCCGAACAAAACATTGAAGTTGCAAATATTGTATCCCCTACTCATTCCACTCAAGGACATGCTTCTGAACAGAGGGGAGAAGCATTAAGTAACGTTTATGACGATTTGAGATTATCTCAAATGATGGATAGAAATACAGTCTCTGGTACAGATTGTAATCATTTTGCGGCATGCAGTGAAGAGACCTTAAATGAGGAAACATTTGGTACGTACAATGAAAGCGTTTCAAAACGACATTATATCTATTCTTATACGGAGACAAGCGGTGAGGAAGAATCGGCAAACAACTATGAACATTTCCGAATGCCAACAGAATACAGTATTCTGTCCTTAAAGAGAAACATTGACCCGTCTGTCATACAACTGTATGGTCAGCGCGAGAAAGGCAATGACGGAGCGTATGACGTCATAGTTGGACAATTTCACAATGTCGGTGAACAAAGTGAAAACAGTCAATCAGAATCAGAATCAGAGACAGGTTTACCACTTACAGATATACAAGATTGA
- the LOC128190284 gene encoding multiple epidermal growth factor-like domains protein 10 has protein sequence MHLVNVGCFFYVIFQCMVCAIFFECNSDNHKTNKCCPDYYKVNGNCTECPAGTFGLNCSSICPKNFYGQFCQKECFCRHQYCHPVDGCNINNFTTDGDNFPCIQNYYILDGNCTECPDGTFGVNCSQTCPNNYFGRLCKIPCNCSDGQFCDQVKGCIPNNNDTDNGKISDSGLTTVATEVTTDATEITTIASGITKECPDGSSGVNCTKTYPTNCTINQLCDMVDGCLQTNRDTDDENSVTSTTGYNTFFI, from the exons ATGCATTTAGTGAATGTTGGATGTTTTTTCTATGTAATATTCCAATGCATGGTTTGTGcaatattttttgaatgtaaCAG tgacAACCACAAGACTAATAAGTGTTGTCCCGATTATTACAAAGTCAATGGTAATTGTACAG AATGTCCAGCTGGAACTTTTGGTCTGAACTGTTCTTCTATATGTCCAAAGAACTTCTATGGTCAGTTTTGTCAGAAAGAGTGTTTTTGTCGTCATCAATATTGTCACCCGGTCGATGGCTGTAACATCAATAACTTCACAACCGATGG aGACAACTTTCCATGTATTCAAAACTACTATATTTTAGATGGTAACTGTACAG aATGTCCGGATGGAACATTTGGTGTGAACTGTAGTCAGACATGTCCAAACAATTATTTCGGTCGTTTATGTAAGATACCATGCAACTGCTCTGATGGCCAATTTTGTGACCAAGTCAAGGGCTGTATTCCAAATAATAATGACACAGACAATGGGAAAATTAGTGATTCAGGATTAACTACGGTTGCTACAGAAGTGACTACGGATGCCACAGAAATAACAACGATTGCTTCAGGAATAACTAAAG aATGTCCGGATGGGAGTTCAGGTGTAAACTGTACAAAGACATATCCGACAAACTGTACAATTAACCAATTATGTGACATGGTCGATGGTTGTCTACAAACAAACAGAGACACAGATGACGAAAATTCAGTCACATCAACAACTGGTTACAAcacttttttcatataa
- the LOC128189622 gene encoding protein draper-like isoform X1: MLTYFVSLSGITFILLISIQSGGFVFSSECNRNKDRCCVNYYRSRLNGQCTECPAGTFGLNCSSTCGDNYYGRLCKEECHCTDGQHCDQVDGCLNNHRDTTKRESGVNETNAVFAVKRIARSSECESNIGRCCLNYYKVNGNCTECPAGTFGLNCSGTCPRNYYGLFCEEECSCTDGQNCDSINGCIQNTVYSTSTKVFTATPIFEDMYLWKNMTFAFTGSIVTAFAVAAIMCLRSRLKENQRQRSLRCHGEDQADLTAARRDHGEANIENINLDQEHAHEETADNMDNLYADLRSSKLLDTYSNVTKKNSFATCSTNNEIPNEDHCDSKNEFFIESPMMYTNSNEEANAKDESVPNYEQFQMPFQYSILSLKRNLDPSATELYGKTEYNNADAYDLVNVYENSRSSSSSNSQSEMETLLTILKTENEKDEQSDDVDSP, translated from the exons ATGTTGACATATTTTGTATCTTTGAGTggtattacatttattttgttgatCTCTATTCAGTCAGGAGGCTTTGTGTTTTCTTCTGAATGCAACAG AAACAAGGATCGCTGTTGCGTGAACTACTATCGATCGAGATTAAATGGACAATGCACAG aatgtcCGGCAGGAACATTTGGCTTGAACTGTAGCAGTACCTGTGGAGACAATTACTATGGACGATTATGTAAGGAAGAGTGTCACTGCACTGATGGTCAACATTGTGATCAAGTCGACGGATGTCTAAACAATCATAGAGACACAACCAAAAGAGAATCCGGCGTTAATGAAACAAATGCAG tttttgCAGTTAAAAGAATTGCAAGGTCTTCAGAATGTGAAAG TAACATAGGACGGTGCTGTCTAAATTACTACAAAGTAAATGGAAACTGTACAG AATGTCCGGCAGGAACTTTTGGCTTGAATTGTAGCGGCACCTGTCCACGGAATTATTATGGACTCTTTTGCGAGGAAGAGTGCAGTTGTACTGATGGTCAAAACTGCGACTCAATCAATGGATGTATTCAAAACACGG TATATTCAACTTCTACCAAAGTCTTCACTGCAACACCAATTTTTGAAGATATGTATCTGTGGAAAAATATGACATTTGCCTTCACTGGGTCCATTGTAACTGCATTCGCTGTGGCAGCAATAATGTGTTTAAGATCAAg GTTGAAAGAGAATCAACGACAACGGTCTTTAAGATGCCATGGGGAAGACCAGGCAGATCTTACTG CTGCTAGACGGGACCACGGAGAGgcaaatattgaaaacataaaCCTTGATCAGGAACATGCACATGAAGAAACGGCAGACAACATGGACAATCTATATGCCGATTTAAGGTCATCTAAACTTTTAGATACATATAGCAATGttacaaagaaaaacagttttgCGACATGTAGCACCAACAATGAAATTCCGAATGAAGATCATTGTGATtccaaaaatgaatttttcatcGAAAGTCCGATGATGTATACAAACTCGAATGAAGAAGCCAATGCCAAAGATGAATCGGTACCAAATTATGAACAATTTCAAATGCCCTTCCAATACAGCATACTCTCTTTGAAGAGAAACCTTGACCCATCTGCTACAGAATTATATGGTAAGACCGAATATAATAATGCCGATGCATATGACCTTGTCAATGTGTATGAAAACAGTAGAAGTAGTTCCTCAAGTAACAGCCAGTCAGAGATGGAAACATTGTTAACCATCTTAAAAACGGAAAATGAGAAAGATGAACAGAGTGATGATGTTGACAGTCcgtga
- the LOC128189622 gene encoding protein draper-like isoform X2, whose product MLTYFVSLSGITFILLISIQSGGFVFSSECNRNKDRCCVNYYRSRLNGQCTGTFGLNCSSTCGDNYYGRLCKEECHCTDGQHCDQVDGCLNNHRDTTKRESGVNETNAVFAVKRIARSSECESNIGRCCLNYYKVNGNCTECPAGTFGLNCSGTCPRNYYGLFCEEECSCTDGQNCDSINGCIQNTVYSTSTKVFTATPIFEDMYLWKNMTFAFTGSIVTAFAVAAIMCLRSRLKENQRQRSLRCHGEDQADLTAARRDHGEANIENINLDQEHAHEETADNMDNLYADLRSSKLLDTYSNVTKKNSFATCSTNNEIPNEDHCDSKNEFFIESPMMYTNSNEEANAKDESVPNYEQFQMPFQYSILSLKRNLDPSATELYGKTEYNNADAYDLVNVYENSRSSSSSNSQSEMETLLTILKTENEKDEQSDDVDSP is encoded by the exons ATGTTGACATATTTTGTATCTTTGAGTggtattacatttattttgttgatCTCTATTCAGTCAGGAGGCTTTGTGTTTTCTTCTGAATGCAACAG AAACAAGGATCGCTGTTGCGTGAACTACTATCGATCGAGATTAAATGGACAATGCACAG GAACATTTGGCTTGAACTGTAGCAGTACCTGTGGAGACAATTACTATGGACGATTATGTAAGGAAGAGTGTCACTGCACTGATGGTCAACATTGTGATCAAGTCGACGGATGTCTAAACAATCATAGAGACACAACCAAAAGAGAATCCGGCGTTAATGAAACAAATGCAG tttttgCAGTTAAAAGAATTGCAAGGTCTTCAGAATGTGAAAG TAACATAGGACGGTGCTGTCTAAATTACTACAAAGTAAATGGAAACTGTACAG AATGTCCGGCAGGAACTTTTGGCTTGAATTGTAGCGGCACCTGTCCACGGAATTATTATGGACTCTTTTGCGAGGAAGAGTGCAGTTGTACTGATGGTCAAAACTGCGACTCAATCAATGGATGTATTCAAAACACGG TATATTCAACTTCTACCAAAGTCTTCACTGCAACACCAATTTTTGAAGATATGTATCTGTGGAAAAATATGACATTTGCCTTCACTGGGTCCATTGTAACTGCATTCGCTGTGGCAGCAATAATGTGTTTAAGATCAAg GTTGAAAGAGAATCAACGACAACGGTCTTTAAGATGCCATGGGGAAGACCAGGCAGATCTTACTG CTGCTAGACGGGACCACGGAGAGgcaaatattgaaaacataaaCCTTGATCAGGAACATGCACATGAAGAAACGGCAGACAACATGGACAATCTATATGCCGATTTAAGGTCATCTAAACTTTTAGATACATATAGCAATGttacaaagaaaaacagttttgCGACATGTAGCACCAACAATGAAATTCCGAATGAAGATCATTGTGATtccaaaaatgaatttttcatcGAAAGTCCGATGATGTATACAAACTCGAATGAAGAAGCCAATGCCAAAGATGAATCGGTACCAAATTATGAACAATTTCAAATGCCCTTCCAATACAGCATACTCTCTTTGAAGAGAAACCTTGACCCATCTGCTACAGAATTATATGGTAAGACCGAATATAATAATGCCGATGCATATGACCTTGTCAATGTGTATGAAAACAGTAGAAGTAGTTCCTCAAGTAACAGCCAGTCAGAGATGGAAACATTGTTAACCATCTTAAAAACGGAAAATGAGAAAGATGAACAGAGTGATGATGTTGACAGTCcgtga
- the LOC128190540 gene encoding uncharacterized protein K02A2.6-like, with protein sequence MGEAEPTPVQVYNCPFRLPPELEFTTGNESENFKKWKRQVEVYLAASGGTEKATEVQVAIILSCGGPHVVKIYDQFQWDDDLKTRAASCNFKEPDRMMRDKIVFTVTGKLQELLLREDKLTLERTIQVCRAYEQSNRQVKELREATLQVNKLQKSEKYMHSKAKTEKKKEIPKTKHTQYKKKDCEFCGYKHEPGRQKCPAWGKCCEQCGGRNHFKAKCKKIHSVNQEEEFNEDQWLKAVSSGGKEVTAIMRINECDIRFQLDSAADVNTISQRYVRKEQCKPTKIRLNMWNKTNMKPLGEADLTFVNPRTNEKHQLRFIVVPNHYTCLLGLEAVQKLKLITINNEKFISSVSSSDLGGLGTAHLHVDPNVKPKALPCRKIPIALQSLVHEELQKLEDRGVLIPITEPTPWVSQMAIAHKANGKLRLCIDPQALNTALMREHFRLPVLDDILPQLSKARTFTKLDVKEAFWLVKLDEESSRLTTMITPFGRYRWARPPFGLKVSSKIFQRKLNEVFGNMTGVFSVVDDIIIAGCGENDVEAEQDHVLKLRKVDGVKIDDKKVKAINDMQPPTDVSGIKRLCGMVQYMAKFLPDLSTIMEPLRELTRKDKAWHWSKDCEAAFQRIKMMLTETPVLAYFDPGKEVVVQVDSSKDGIGAVLLQDGRPNDHKPLEAILKKPLAMAPKRLQDIMMRWNRYDFNFVYVKGTNLTIADTLSRAYLKSEEGNFSERLRIMALKSDEPCDIPDARLSEIKEATESDEEMQILKETVMNGWPEQKQETPQRIRHYFDFRDTISYSDGLMLKGEAVIIPKSLRSEMKAILHKAHFGYDSMLRRARGTIF encoded by the exons ATGGGCGAAGCAGAACCAACCCCAGTGCAGGTATATAACTGTCCTTTTCGATTACCCCCTGAGTTAGAATTTACAACAGGAAATGAGTcagaaaattttaagaaatggaAAAGACAGGTCGAGGTGTATCTCGCAGCTTCCGGTGGCACAGAGAAGGCCACAGAAGTGCAGGTAGCCATAATACTCAGTTGTGGAGGCCCCCACGTGGTTAAAATTTATGACCAATTCCAGTGGGACGATG ATCTGAAGACCCGTGCAGCATCTTGCAATTTCAAAGAACCTGACAGAATGATGAGAGACAAAATAGTGTTCACAGTTACCGGAAAGTTACAGGAACTTCTACTCAGAGAGGACAAACTTACACTCGAAAGAACCATACAAGTTTGTAGGGCGTATGAACAATCCAACAGACAAGTAAAGGAGCTACGTGAAGCCACTCTGCAAGTGAACAAACTACAGAAATCTGAAAAGTACATGCACAGCAAAGCGAAAACAGAGAAAAAGAAGGAAATTCCAAAGACTAAACACACTCAGTATAAGAAGAAAGACTGTGAATTCTGTGGGTACAAACACGAACCAGGGAGACAGAAGTGTCCAGCATGGGGAAAATGTTGTGAACAGTGTGGTGGAAGGAATCACTTCAAAGCAAAGTGCAAGAAGATACATTCAGTCAATCAGGAAGAAGAATTTAACGAGGACCAATGGTTGAAAGCTGTTAGTTCTGGTGGCAAGGAAGTGACTGCAATAATGCGTATCAATGAGTGTGACATTAGATTTCAACTTGACAGTGCCGCAGATGTGAATACAATTTCTCAGCGTTATGTCCGCAAGGAGCAATGCAAGCCTACCAAAATCCGCTTGAACATGTGGAATAAGACAAACATGAAACCACTTGGTGAGGCAGATCTGACATTCGTCAATCCACGTACAAATGAGAAGCACCAACTCAGATTCATTGTTGTTCCAAATCATTACACATGTTTACTTGGACTTGAGGCGGTACAGAAATTGAAGTTGATTACCATAAATAACGAGAAATTCATATCCAGTGTATCAAGCAGTGACTTAGGTGGTTTGGGAACAGCCCATCTACATGTCGACCCAAATGTGAAACCCAAAGCTCTTCCCTGCAGGAAGATCCCTATCGCACTCCAGAGCTTGGTACATGAGGAACTTCAGAAGCTTGAAGATAGAGGAGTACTTATTCCGATTACAGAGCCTACTCCATGGGTCAGCCAGATGGCTATTGCTCATAAAGCCAACGGCAAGCTAAGATTGTGTATTGACCCGCAAGCACTCAACACAGCGTTGATGAGAGAACATTTTCGCCTACCTGTTCTTGATGACATTCTACCGCAGCTCAGTAAGGCCAGAACCTTCACAAAACTTGATGTCAAGGAAGCTTTTTGGCTTGTGAAGTTGGATGAGGAATCCAGCAGACTAACGACAATGATAACCCCTTTTGGAAGGTACAGATGGGCAAGACCACCTTTTGGACTAAAGGTATCAAGTAAAATATTCCAGAGGAAACTGAATGAGGTGTTCGGAAACATGACAGGTGTTTTCAGCGTGGTAGACGATATCATAATAGCCGGCTGTGGAGAAAACGATGTAGAAGCTGAGCAAgaccatgttttaaaattgagaaAAGT AGATGGAGTGAAAATTGATGACAAGAAAGTAAAAGCCATTAATGACATGCAACCTCCTACTGATGTTTCAGGAATTAAGAGACTGTGCGGCATGGTTCAGTACATGGCGAAGTTCCTTCCAGACCTTTCTACCATAATGGAGCCGCTCAGAGAACTTACTCGCAAAGATAAGGCATGGCATTGGTCTAAAGACTGTGAAGCAGCATTTCAGAGGATCAAGATGATGCTGACAGAAACTCCTGTACTAGCTTACTTTGACCCTGGGAAGGAAGTAGTAGTACAAGTGGACAGTAGTAAAGACGGCATTGGTGCAGTTCTCCTTCAAGACGGTAGACCA AATGACCATAAACCATTAGAGGCCATCCTGAAGAAACCTCTTGCAATGGCACCAAAGCGACTACAGGACATCATGATGAGATGGAACCGGTACGATTttaactttgtgtatgtcaaggGAACTAACCTTACAATTGCAGATACATTGAGTCGCGCATATCTAAAGAGTGAGGAAGGTAATTTTAGTGAGAGACTAAGAATCATGGCATTGAAAAGTGACGAACCATGTGACATTCCTGATGCTCGACTTAGTGAAATAAAAGAAGCAACAGAGAGTGACGAGGAAATGCAAATTCTCAAGGAAACTGTGATGAACGGGTGGCCGGAGCAGAAACAAGAAACGCCACAGAGAATTCGCCATTACTTTGACTTTAGAGACACTATATCATACAGTGATGGACTTATGCTCAAAGGGGAAGCTGTAATAATCCCTAAATCTTTGAGGAGTGAAATGAAAGCCATACTTCACAAGGCTCACTTTGGATATGATAGCATGCTGAGAAGGGCAAGAGGAACAATATTTTGA